In Salminus brasiliensis chromosome 24, fSalBra1.hap2, whole genome shotgun sequence, one genomic interval encodes:
- the LOC140546902 gene encoding C-type lectin domain family 17, member A-like yields MATNMGMDYQNAPLRDQKTERVDRTSAVHDRHASYRRVFGMAALCLGVMCILQATLNIALRLHFTSLQSSSITSRTAEIEELQQELDKLQKSLSEQKRNTFRGLTYFNFSLYYITPKKNWTESRKDCQERGTDLVIINSREEQEFINKEFGTFAAWIGLTDLETEGDWKWVDGSALTTKFWANGEPNSFEGEEDCGATGYKGPVLLTWADYPCSLTIVGICEVFIGRM; encoded by the exons ATGGCCACGAATATGGGAATGGACTATCAGAATGCCCCTCTTCGGGaccagaaaacagaaagagTGGACAGAACCTCTGCAGTACATGATAGACATGCTTCATACCGAA GGGTGTTCGGGATGGCTGCACTGTGTCTTGGTGTGATGTGTATTCTTCAGGCCACTCTCAACATTGCTCTGAGACTGCACT TTACTTCTCTACAGTCCAGCAGTATTACCAGCCGTACTGCAGAGATAGAGGAGTTACAGCAGGAGCTAGATAAACTGCAGAAGTCACTTTCTGAACAGA AGCGTAACACCTTTCGAGGCTTGACCTACTTCAACTTCAGTCTTTACTACATCACTCCTAAGAAGAACTGGACAGAGAGCAGAAAGGACTGTCAAGAGAGAGGAACAGACCTGGTGATCATCAACAGCAGAGAGgaacag GAGTTCATCAATAAAGAATTTGGCACATTTGCAGCTTGGATTGGCTTGACAGACTTAGAAACAGAGGGGGACTGGAAATGGGTGGACGGCTCAGCACTGACCACCAA attctgGGCAAATGGGGAACCCAATAGTTTTGAGGGTGAGGAGGACTGTGGAGCAACTGGATACAAGGGACCTGTTTTATTAACCTGGGCTGATTATCCCTGTTCCTTGACTATAGTCGGGATCTGTGAAGTGTTTATAGGTAGAATGTGA
- the LOC140546882 gene encoding uncharacterized protein: MSQDDYENVCRPYQRGDRMEMVVDIYESADAVRAPQPTRVKKEDTSTHGELQTQHTGGNTAGSRRYRPAAVCLGLLCVFLLTAITLLLISFINLTAERDQLQTSYTNLTAERDRLQTSNTNLTAERDRLQTSNTNLTAERDQLQTSNTNLTAERDQLHTSYNQLRKERDQLQTSYTNMTKEKDQLQTSYNQLRKEKNQLQTSNTNLNVKNVNLIKERDQIQTSNTRLTAEKDQLQTSNTRLTAEKDQLQTSNTRLTAEKDQLQTSNTRLTAERDQLQGERDELQKRLCELMLHQGWRRFRSSLYSITTEKTGWSGTRNECQRRGGDLVIINSREEQEFLNKEFGSSEAWIGLSDSEKEGEWKWVNGSALTTKFWWGKEPNDYGGNEDCAVTGYNGATPGAVETWADFPCLHSTVGICEKPLEGCKSESRAEDGVKALH, encoded by the exons ATGTCTCAGGATGATTACGAGAATGTGTGCCGTCCCTATCAAAGAGGAGATCGAatggagatggtggtggacatCTACGAGAGTGCGGATGCTGTTAGAGCCCCTCAACCCACCAGGGTAAAGAAGGAAGATACCAGCACACATGGGGAGCTACAGACTCAGCACACAG GTGGAAACACAGCAGGAAGCAGACGCTACAGACCGGCTGCAGTGTGtctggggctgctgtgtgttttcctgctgactgccatcacactgctgttgatcagcttcatcaacctgactgcagagagagaccagttacagaccagctacaccaacctgactgcagaaaGAGACCGGTTACAGACCAGTaacaccaacctgactgcagaaaGAGACCGGTTACAGACCAGTaacaccaacctgactgcagaaagagaccagttacagaccagtaacaccaacctgactgcagagagagaccagttacacaccagtTACAATCAActtagaaaagagagagaccagttacagaccagttacaccaacaTGACTAAGGAGaaagaccagttacagaccagttacaACCAACttagaaaagagaaaaaccagttacagaccagtaACACTAACCtaaatgtcaaaaatgtaaacctgattaaagagagagaccagatACAGACCAGTAACACCAGGCTGACTGCAGAGaaagaccagttacagaccagtaACACCAGGCTGACTGCAGAGaaagaccagttacagaccagtaACACCAGGCTGACTGCAGAGaaagaccagttacagaccagtaACACCAggctgactgcagagagagaccagttacagggggagagagatgaGCTGCAGAAGAGGCTTTGTGAACTGA TGCTTCACCAGGGATGGAGAAGATTTAGATCCAGTCTTTACTCCATCACTACTGAGAAGACAGGCTGGTCTGGGACCAGAAATGAGTGTCAAAGGAGAGGAGGAGACCTGGTGATCATTAACAGCAGAGAGGAACAG GAGTTCCTCAATAAAGAATTTGGCAGCAGTGAAGCTTGGATTGGTCTGAGTGACTCAGAAAAAGAGGGGGAATGGAAATGGGTGAACGGCTCAGCACTGACCACCAA attctgGTGGGGGAAGGAACCCAATGATTATGGAGGAAATGAGGACTGTGCTGTAACTGGATATAACGGAGCTACACCTGGTGCAGTagaaacctgggctgattttCCCTGTCTACACTCTACAGTCGGGATCTGTGAGAAACCTTTAGAGGGATGTAAATCAGAGTCAAGAGCAGAGGATGGTGTTAAAGCTCTGCACTAA
- the LOC140546352 gene encoding uncharacterized protein, whose protein sequence is MREMSLSVYEDVSSFGQLNSEDLEDLVVVVYESTDTVTGHDPDTEMEYTSLKKKLQLLHSGFSSGDTAGSRCYRLAAVFLGLLCVLLLAAITLLWINFTNLTAERDQLHTSYTNLTAERDQLQTSYTNLTAERDQLQGERDELQKRLSEPMLHQGWRRFRSSLYSITTEKTGWSGTRIECQRRGGDLVIINSREEQEFLNKEFGSSEAWIGLSDSEKEGEWKWVDGSALTTKFWWGEEPNDYEGKEDCGVTGYKGATPGAAETWADVPCLHSTVGICEKPSAGV, encoded by the exons ATGAG AGAgatgtctctcagtgtttatgAGGATGTGAGCTCCTTTGGGCAGCTGAACAGTGAAGACCTAGAGGACTTAGTGGTGGTTGTCTATGAGAGCACAGACACTGTCACAGGCCATGATCCCGACACAGAGATGGAGTACACCAGCCTGAAGAAGAAACTCCAGCTCCTCCACTCAGGTTTCAGCA GTGGAGACACTGCAGGAAGCAGATGCTACAGACTGGCTGCAGTGTTtctggggctgctgtgtgttcTCTTGCTGGCTGCCATTACACTGCTGTGGATCAACTTCACCaatctgactgcagagagagaccagttacacaccagttacaccaacctgactgcagagagagaccagttacagaccagttacaccaacctgactgcagagagagaccagttacagggggagagagatgagctgcagaaaaggctttctgaaccGA TGCTTCACCAGGGATGGAGAAGATTTAGATCCAGTCTTTACTCCATCACTACTGAGAAGACAGGCTGGTCTGGGACCAGAATTGAGTGTCAAAGGAGAGGAGGAGACCTGGTGATCATTAACAGCAGAGAGGAACAG GAGTTCCTCAATAAAGAATTTGGCAGCAGTGAAGCTTGGATTGGTCTGAGTGACTCAGAAAAAGAGGGGGAATGGAAATGGGTGGATGGCTCAGCACTGACCACCAA attctgGTGGGGGGAGGAACCCAATGATTATGAAGGAAAAGAGGACTGTGGTGTAACCGGATACAAAGGAGCTACACCTGGTGCAGCAGAAACCTGGGCTGATGTTCCCTGTCTACACTCTACAGTCGGGATCTGTGAGAAACCTTCAGCTGGAGTGTAA